One region of Malania oleifera isolate guangnan ecotype guangnan chromosome 6, ASM2987363v1, whole genome shotgun sequence genomic DNA includes:
- the LOC131158517 gene encoding uncharacterized protein LOC131158517 → MVSMYRSMPHGMCRYCKKYGHMKRECQKLIRKNMNACSSPNDDGWVLDSESSVHVFFKKEFFHYFKEVRGTVSLIDGSSCDVKGIGSAKMNTLVGVVCIFDDINFVPRMQRNLIFLSRLDSMDCQISIAGGAIEVTRRDSMIFTGKESRGLYQFMETTMVGGLTSDDDSCTL, encoded by the exons atGGTGTCAATGTATCGGAGCATGCCACATGGCATG TGTCGATACTGCAAGAAGTATGGCCATATGAAGAGAGAGTGCCAGAAATTGATAAGAAAGAACATGAATGCTTGTAGCAGTCCAAACGATGATGGATGGGTTTTGGACTCTGAGAGTTCAGTTCATGTTTtttttaagaaagaatttttccATTATTTCAAAGAAGTTCGCGGTACGGTATCACTCATTGATGGGTCTTCATGTGATGTTAAAGGGATTGGATCTGCGAAGATGAACACGCTTGTTGGAGTGGTCTGTATTTTTGATGACATAAACTTCGTTCCAAGGATGCAAAGAAATTTGATCTTCCTTAGTCGGTTGGATTCTATGGATTGTCAAATCTCTATCGCAGGTGGAGCTATAGAGGTGACCCGACGTGACTCAATGATATTTACTGGGAAGGAGTCTCGTGGACTGTATCAGTTTATGGAAACCACAATGGTTGGTGGTTTGACCTCGGATGATGATAGTTGCACGTTGTAA